CTTCATTCATGGAAAGCAGAATCACATGTCTGAAATCAAGCAGGCGGGTCTCCAGAATTCCCATTAGCTGCAGTCCTGACAAGGGCTCGCCTTCGAAAGGAATCCGGAGGGCCCCCAGAGACTTTTTCAGCAAGCGTTCGAAGATCATCTCAGAAATGCCGGGGCGCCGGGTGATCATCCCTTCAAATTTATTCAGGTAGGTCAGGAGCTGAAAGATAAATGCCCGGTCCAGAGCATCCTGCATGGTTTCTTCCCTCCCGGAGAGGGCTTCCAGTATATGATTGAAAAGAGTTCTCAGGTAGCGAATCAAGCCGGCCGATCCACCCACCTGTTTGAATATGACCTTTTCCAGCTCCCCGCTGAATACTTCCTGATCCACCAGGATGAGGTTGTTCCGCACCATATGAAGGCTCAGGTCTTCCGTTGAATCAGGCTTCATCTTCCTGTAATAGGGATGCAACAGGACTGCCATCACATCCCTGTGATAAAAGCGGACTTTCCCGCCGGAAGCTTTGCGGGTGTTATGCTGCATGCGCAGCAGCTGATCTATAAAACTGTAGACCGGAGTATTTTTCATGGGATAGCCCATGGTCACATTGATCTCCCCGCTTCCCTCCGGAAGTGACATCATGACCGGTAACAACAACTCTTCATCACAGAGAATCACAGCCGTATCTGTGCAATCGTGCCGTGTATCCGGCCCTTTTGACTCCAGAATCCTGTGCAGCGTTTTGGCCTGCAGAACATCTGTGGGGAGCTCAAAAATCCTTATTTCCTTATCCTTTTCCAAACCGCGGAAATCCTCCAGGCTTTCGGACGCAGGGAAGTGCTCCATATTGTCTCTTAAAAACCTTCCGGCCTCTTTTCCGGCCGTATCCGTGTAGAGATGGTCATAATCCCAGAAAAACTCCGCTCCGTGCTTCTGCATCCAGGAAAAAATCCGCTTTTCACATTGATTCAGGGCATTAAATCCTGCAATCACGGTAGGTCCTTCCCAGCCAAATTCCATCTCTCCCCCGGCTATCCGCTCCGCGATCTGCCGGTACTGCATCCCCTGATACCCCTCCCCTCTCGCCGTAAGGACGCTCCTTAAACGCTTGTATAATTCAGGAAGCAGGACCCAGCTTCTGATAAACTGCTCCTTTTCGGGGGTCTGCCCGCCCCAGTGAAACCCGGTCCAGAATTGCCTGATAAACTCAAGCTGCTCAGGTTCCAGTCCCGCCAAAGGCTCTTCAAGCGCCTTCAGGTCGACCATGTTACGGAACAACATGTCCGCATCCACCAGGTATTTATCCAGCTCATCGAAATCCCTGAGCATCATTTCTCCCCAGAGATAAAATTCATCCAGTGAATCGGGCTGCTCTGCAAATCCGGAGTAAATATCGTAAAGGGTAAAAAACAGATCCAGGGGATCGGACCGTTCCAGAGAGCTCGTTTCATCAATAAAATCACTGATGGAATAGATCCGCGGTGCCCACCCGGTATTGGAAATATGCCTGGAGAGATGCCTTTGCAGAAAAAGCCCAGCACGTCTGTTTGGCAAAATGATGCGGGTATCACCCAGCTTATCGGAAGCTGTTTTAACAAGATGTATGGCCAGTGTTTCGAGCAGGGGCTTCATTATCTTCCCGGTTTATAGTTTTTCCCCTGCCAGCTGTCGTGCTTGAGCAGCAGCTCTTCAAAAGCCCGTAAAACGCCGTCGTAACGGAGCCCCCAGCCCTCCCGGACCCCCATTCCCGGGGTCACCTCTCCGGCAATCCGCTCCACCACAAATGCCGGATTAAGCCGTTCCAGAATTTCCATGATCAGGTGAAGATATTCCTCCAGGGAAAAGAACTGGAAATCCTCCGCTTTTTCGACAAACTCCCGGGCCATGGCCGTTCCCCGGATAAGCTGTAACTGATGAAATTTAATATTATTAAGAGGCCAAGCTGACAGTTCGGAGGCCATAGCCAGAAAATCATCCCGGTCCTCGCCGGGAAGGCCGATAATGACATGCCCTCCGACCCGTACTCCGCGTGCAGCGGTCTCTTCAACCGCCCAGCGGCTTTTTTGCACATCGTGGCCCCGGTTAACCCGCAGAAGGGTCCTGTTGAACACCGATTCAATCCCGTATTCAACCACCACATAGACCCGTTTCGATAACTCCCTGAAATAATCCAGGATAGCCCCATCCACGCAATCGGGCCTGGTGCCTACCACAATTCCGATCACTCCGGGAACAGCGAGGGCCTGATCATAGAGAGAACTCAGTACCTCCGGATCAGCATATGTATTTGTATAGGCCTGAAAATAGGCCAGGTAGCGGCTTGCTTTCCGGTATCGCCTTTTGTGGAAGGCCATGCCCTGCCTGATCTGCTCAGCTACAGACTTTTCAGGCCGATTATAGGATGGATTAAAGGCCCGGTTGTCGCAGAAGGTGCAGCCCCCCGTTCCACAGGTCCCGTCTCTGTTGGGACAGGTAAAACCTGCGTCAATAGTTATCTTCTGGACACGCTCCCCGAAATGCGTCCTGAAATAGTCGCTGTACGCATTCAATCTTCTCTCGGTTCCCCAGGGATACGCCATAACTTAGATTTTAACAGTTTTATCCAGCATCACATACCAGATGTATCCCTCCATATGCTCAAAACCCATTTCTTCCAGTTTCTCCATGTAATTGCTGACCTGACTCTTATAAGCGCTTTTTTCAAGGTCACCAAATTTAAAATCAATCACCGTAAGCCGGTTCCCCTCAAGGATGACCCGGTCGGGACGGAGAATACTCTCGTCCCCGCACAGGAGGGTGCGCTCATTAAACACTCGCTTGTTCTCCCCTTCGGAGAACCACTCTTTGACCAGTGGTCCCGATAGTTTCCGGCGTATCAACCTCTCCAGTTCATTCCGCTCATTTCCGGGTATCTGTCCTTCTCTCTGCATGGCATCCAGTACTCCGGCGAGATCCCTGCCATATACAATCCTGGAAAAGATCAGGTGCATCATATTGCCATACATACGCCCCGTCCGGAACACCCCTTCCTCATCCACAAAATACTGATCACTTCTGAGCCTCACTTTCACGGCACGCTTATCCCTGTTCACCGGATAGCTACGGAAGAGCCAGGGGTCCTTCTCAGCGCGCTTCCGGGAATAAGCAGGAAGTTCCCCAATGGTCAGTACATTGGCATCCACGCAGGTGTGAAGGGGAGCCGTACAGGGCTCTTCTCCAGGATTCTTGTTCAATATCGCCTGCAAAAGGTCCCCGGTGCTTTTGACTCCGTGAACTTCCCGTTTGGGAATGCCGATATAAAGCAGGTCCCTGGCCCTGGTAAAAGCCACATACATGAGATTTAGCTTGTCCATATAACCCTTCATTCTTTCCCGGTAGTACGATCGGGAAAATCGAGTATGGATCATTCTGGAGATGAATTTTACCGGAACGATGGGTATTCTGTCCAGGGGGGTCCCTTCCGTTTCGCACCATAGGACTTCCGAGTTGCGGTGCACCGTCGTTACTTCCCAGTCACAAAAGGGAACAATGACCGCCTTAAACTCCAGTCCTTTGGATTTATGTATGGTCAGGATCCTGAGGGCATTGGACTCTTCGGAGACAGAAATCGCTCGTTTGCTCCCATGCTGCTCCCAGTAATCCAGGAAATCCTTGATGCCAACCGGTTCTCTGCGGTGCAGATCGATGACGGTGTCCTGAAATGCCTGGATATAGGGAAGATCCTCCGCACGATCTCCCAGTGAAAACAGACTGATCAGCGATTCAATAAGCTCATACAGGGGCAATTGTTTCAACAATTCCCTCTCCTTCATGAAAGTCTCCGGAAAAAAGAGCTCAGTTGGGGTATCCGCCTGGTAAAGCTGATCCGTATCAATCTCAGCTCCCATTCCCAACAGGGAACATTGGTATTTTAGCAGCAGGTTATTGATCCGGTGATCGGGCTGCACCAGGTATCGCAGCAGGGAAACAAGAATGGTCACCGAACTGTTCTGGACCAATAGCAGGGACTCATTGGAGATCAGCCTGAATTCTCCTGCATTCCCGCTCTGCCTGGCATGTTCCAGCAGTCTGTTTGCCACAGCCACCCCCTCTTTGCGGGTGCGAACCAGGATAGCTGTTTCTCCCGGCTCTATACCTGTTTGACGGATCTCCTCTACCCAGCCCGGCAGGGCTTCCAGGACCTGGTCCCGGAAGGAAAGCTCCTCATCATCAAACAACAGTCCCCTGACAAATCCGCCTGTCTCCCGGCTCTGTTCCGGAATCTCCTGAACCACGTCCTTATATGCCAGCCTGAAGCGTTCTACCTCCAGCATCGCCTCATCCCTGGAAATGGGTGAGGCAAGCAGCTCCCTTTCAATCATTTCAGCAAGCAACTGTGAGGAAAGCCGGAAAACCGTATTGTTAAAGCGGATGATCTGTTCCCGGCTGCGATAGTTCCTCTTCAGTGTATCAATACGAACTTCCTGGTGGGCAAAATCTCTCTCCAGCTCCGTTGCAAGAATCTTCCAGTCTGAATTCCTCCAGCGGTAAATGGACTGCTTCACATCCCCGACCACCAGGTTCTGCTGCCCTGCAGCCAGAGAGTTGTCCAGCAAAGGCCTGAAGTTATCGTATTGAAACAAAGAAGTATCCTGAAACTCGTCCAGCATAATATGATTATAACGGCTGCCTGTTCTCTCATACACGAAGGGAACCTGGTTTCCCCCGATGATCCCCCGGAGAAAACGACTCGAATCGGCAATCAGGAAAAGATTTCTTTCCCGGGTATATTCACGTACATACTCCCAGGTATCAGCCAGGATTCCCAGGGTATAGAAACTGTCACGGACCATGGCCACGGTATTTAAATCCACCTGCAGGCGATATACCTCATTCAGCAGGGGCATCAGCTGATCTTCCGTAAGGGCCCTCATGGCAGAAGATGAGTCCTTTTTAAGCCATTTCTCAGATAGTTCCAGAGCCTGTAATTTCGATTCGCTGAAGGGAACGTCTTCCCCCTTTCCTGCAATCACAAAAAGGCTCGACGGAGATTTACTTTTTAAATAGAAGTCCTCTGGTCCCAGGCCCAGGCTCTCCATTTGCTGAAGGGCCCTGTTTCCAATGGCCGACATTTCACGACGGGTTTGCTCTTCCATTTGATTCAGCTCCCGGTAAAAAAAATCGAGGTTCTCCTTGCTAAGGAGTGAGATGTCATATTTCAGAAAAAGATTCTGGAACGACTCCTTGAAAAGCTGCATGCCAAGCTGGATGATCTCCTCCCTGAAATTCCAGGATCTGGACTCCTCCATCCGCTCCTCGGCAAAACGGATCAACCAGGCCTGTAATTCCGGGCGATTACCCAGATCCTGAAAAAGACGGTCCACCGCCAGGGAGAGTACCCGGGAGTGGTCCAGCTCCAGGTTATAGCCAGGCTGAATACCAATCTCTTTAGTGAAAGCCCGGATCACGGACTGGAAAAATTTATCGATGGTCCCCACGGAAAATCCGGAGTAGTCATTCAGTATGGTTTCCAGCAGTTCTCCCGCCCTCCTGCTGATGGAGGCTTCATCCAGTCCGCTTGCCTTAACAAGCTGCCTCATCTCTTCCATAGGCTCGTCCTCCCGGTAATTCGAAAGTTTGGAAAGCCTGCTCAGAATCCGGTGCTTCATCTCCCCCGCTGCCTTATTGGTAAAGGTAACGGCCAGAATATGCCTGTGAATGCCTTCCCGCTGAAAGAGCAATTTCAAATACTCCATAGTCAGGGCAAAGGTCTTACCCGATCCTGCAGATGCTTTATATATGTTCAGGGGAGGCATTATGTAAAGATAGAAATTGGATTCCTTAGAATTTCATATTTTTGTACCAAATTACAGACCTTGGCACTACGCGTTGTTGTTGGATTATCGGGAGGAGTGGATTCCAGTGTGGCCGCTTACCTGTTAAAGAAAGAGGCTTACGAAGTTATCGGGCTATTTATGATCAACTGGCACGATAAGACCGGAGTGATAGATGCCGATTGCCCCTGGGATGAGGATGTGGTCTTTGCCGAACTGGTGGCCAGGAAACTGGATATTCCCTTCCATGTGGTAGACCTGAGTGAGCCTTACCGGGAACGGGTGATTGATTATATGTTTTCTGAATACCAGAAAGGCCGGACCCCAAATCCGGATGTACTCTGTAACCGGGAGATTAAGTTTGATGCCTTTCTGGAAGCAGCTGAGGCTTATAAACCCGATTACGTGGCTACTGGTCACTACTGCAGAAAGATGACCAGTATTCGGGAGGGAGTGGAGATCCAGCATCTCCTGGCCGGAGCGGATCCCAACAAGGACCAGAGTTACTTTCTCTGCCAGCTCTCGCAGGAACAGCTCGCCAGAACCCTGTTTCCCATTGGTCACCTGCATAAGCCAAAGGTCAGGCGGATTGCAAAAGAACAGGGGCTTGCCTCTGCCGGAAAAAAAGACTCGCAGGGAATCTGTTTTGTGGGTAAGGTGCACCTTCCGGTCTTTCTGCAGCAGAAACTAAAAGCCAGGGAAGGCAATATTTTTGAGATCCCGGCCGGACTGGCTCAATATACTGCGGAGAAACAGGATTTCGCGGACCTGGAAGCCATCAGTGCTCCCTGGCTTTATGCCAAAGAGGACGGAATCTGGACGGGCAAGCACCAGGGCGCTCACTTCTTCACGGTGGGGCAACGTAAAGGCCTGAATGTAGGCGGAAAAAAGGAGCCTCTTTTTGTAATTGCTACCGATGTGAAGGCCAACCGCATTTATGTGGGTCAGGGCCAATCCCACCCGGGACTCTATCGTCGTGGACTAAAGATCCTGCCTGAAGAAATCCACTGGGTCCGGCGCGACCTGGAGATGCAGGCCGGGGAGAGCCGTGATTACCTGGTGCGCATCCGTTACAGGCAGGCCCTCCAGAAGGGCACCCTGCACAGAACAGATGCAGGTCTGTACATCACCTTTAAAGAGCCCCAGAGGGGAATTGCTCCCGGACAGTTTGCCGCCTGGTACGATGGGAATGAACTGCTCGGATCGGGAGTGATCAATGAATAGAAAGCGTCTACTTTTTATGAAGGCCGCACTCTTTATGCAGCTCGTTTTCCCACCACCAGCGGCCGGAACGGATATCCTCCCCGGGTTCAACAGCCCGGGTACAGGGTTCACAGCCTATGCTGGGAAATCCCTGGTCGTGCAGCAGATTATAGGGAATATTATGCTCTTTGATATAGTCCCGGACCTCCTTTTCGGTCCAGTTAATCAGGGGGTTGATCTTCACCAGTCCGTTTGCCGCATCCCATTCCACCAGCTTGTTGAAAAATCTGGAAACCGACTGGTCTTTCCGCAGTCCGCATATCCAGGCCAGCTTATCTTCGAAAGCCCGGGGCAATTGCGCCACCTTCCGGATGGAACAGCAAAGTTTCCTCTTCTCCACACTGTCATAAAACAGGTTGATCCCGTTTTCTGCCACCATCTTCTCCACCTTTATTGCCTCCGGGAAATAGATCTTCATGCGAATTCCAAAATGCTTATTGGTGCGGGCAATCAGGTCATAGGTCTCCGGAAAGAGCCTCCCGGTATCCAGAGTAAAAATCTCCGTGTCTTTCTTCTGACGAAGTACCATCTCTGTAAGGACCTGATCTTCCAGTCCGAGACTGGTTGAAAGAACAAGATGCTCCCCAAAATGCCGGAGGAAAAAGCCTATTACTTCCGCAGGCCTTTTCTCCTTCAACTCCTCATTCCATTGTGCGATCTGCACCTCCAACTTAGCGCTTAATTCCATGCTGCTATATAAAAAATATCAGGTATAAGACTCCATTTTTCCCATATCAGTCCAGCTATCCTGGTCGTGCCGGTACAGATGTACCGGATGCGTATTTGCCAGTTCCAGATAGAAAGGCATCAGGGGAAAGCGTTTCTCTTTGGGGAAAAGCTCAAAAATCCCGGGATCCATGATATGAATGGCACTGAAAGCGATGGGCTTAAGTCCGTCTGGCGTGGTTCCGGAAAGAATGGTCTCCCCGGTCCGGTTATCGCGCCATCCCTTCAACAGGCCATCCGCACTCATCAACAGGCTGCGGGAGGTTACCCGCTGCTTGACCGCCAGGGTCGCTAAAGCCCCGCTGGCAAGATGATACCGGTACATAGCGCGGAGATCAATATTACTAAGGATGTCCACATTATATACCAGGAAAGGTTCCTTACCGAAAAAACTGGACGCATGGGCAATTCCGCCCCCGGTGTCGAGCAGTTCGTCCTTTTCATGGGAGAACTCGATTCCAATCCCGAAGTGATCCTTCTGTTTTACAAATTCCAAAATCATGTCGGCAAAGTGATGCACATTGATGATGATGGAAGTAAAGCCAGCCGCTTTTAACTTCAGTATAAGATGCTCGAGCAGGGGTTTGCCCTCCCATTCCAGCAGGGCTTTGGGTTTATGATCGGTCATCGGTCTCAGTCTGCTTCCGAGCCCGGCAGCCAGAATCATCGCTTTATTTTCTTTGGCTTGCAGCACCATTTCTCTTTTGGGGATTGTCTGTCACATTTCTTACAACGATATTCCAT
This region of Bacteroidales bacterium genomic DNA includes:
- a CDS encoding UvrD-helicase domain-containing protein, yielding MPPLNIYKASAGSGKTFALTMEYLKLLFQREGIHRHILAVTFTNKAAGEMKHRILSRLSKLSNYREDEPMEEMRQLVKASGLDEASISRRAGELLETILNDYSGFSVGTIDKFFQSVIRAFTKEIGIQPGYNLELDHSRVLSLAVDRLFQDLGNRPELQAWLIRFAEERMEESRSWNFREEIIQLGMQLFKESFQNLFLKYDISLLSKENLDFFYRELNQMEEQTRREMSAIGNRALQQMESLGLGPEDFYLKSKSPSSLFVIAGKGEDVPFSESKLQALELSEKWLKKDSSSAMRALTEDQLMPLLNEVYRLQVDLNTVAMVRDSFYTLGILADTWEYVREYTRERNLFLIADSSRFLRGIIGGNQVPFVYERTGSRYNHIMLDEFQDTSLFQYDNFRPLLDNSLAAGQQNLVVGDVKQSIYRWRNSDWKILATELERDFAHQEVRIDTLKRNYRSREQIIRFNNTVFRLSSQLLAEMIERELLASPISRDEAMLEVERFRLAYKDVVQEIPEQSRETGGFVRGLLFDDEELSFRDQVLEALPGWVEEIRQTGIEPGETAILVRTRKEGVAVANRLLEHARQSGNAGEFRLISNESLLLVQNSSVTILVSLLRYLVQPDHRINNLLLKYQCSLLGMGAEIDTDQLYQADTPTELFFPETFMKERELLKQLPLYELIESLISLFSLGDRAEDLPYIQAFQDTVIDLHRREPVGIKDFLDYWEQHGSKRAISVSEESNALRILTIHKSKGLEFKAVIVPFCDWEVTTVHRNSEVLWCETEGTPLDRIPIVPVKFISRMIHTRFSRSYYRERMKGYMDKLNLMYVAFTRARDLLYIGIPKREVHGVKSTGDLLQAILNKNPGEEPCTAPLHTCVDANVLTIGELPAYSRKRAEKDPWLFRSYPVNRDKRAVKVRLRSDQYFVDEEGVFRTGRMYGNMMHLIFSRIVYGRDLAGVLDAMQREGQIPGNERNELERLIRRKLSGPLVKEWFSEGENKRVFNERTLLCGDESILRPDRVILEGNRLTVIDFKFGDLEKSAYKSQVSNYMEKLEEMGFEHMEGYIWYVMLDKTVKI
- a CDS encoding nucleotidyltransferase family protein yields the protein MVLQAKENKAMILAAGLGSRLRPMTDHKPKALLEWEGKPLLEHLILKLKAAGFTSIIINVHHFADMILEFVKQKDHFGIGIEFSHEKDELLDTGGGIAHASSFFGKEPFLVYNVDILSNIDLRAMYRYHLASGALATLAVKQRVTSRSLLMSADGLLKGWRDNRTGETILSGTTPDGLKPIAFSAIHIMDPGIFELFPKEKRFPLMPFYLELANTHPVHLYRHDQDSWTDMGKMESYT
- a CDS encoding phosphoadenylyl-sulfate reductase, whose translation is MELSAKLEVQIAQWNEELKEKRPAEVIGFFLRHFGEHLVLSTSLGLEDQVLTEMVLRQKKDTEIFTLDTGRLFPETYDLIARTNKHFGIRMKIYFPEAIKVEKMVAENGINLFYDSVEKRKLCCSIRKVAQLPRAFEDKLAWICGLRKDQSVSRFFNKLVEWDAANGLVKINPLINWTEKEVRDYIKEHNIPYNLLHDQGFPSIGCEPCTRAVEPGEDIRSGRWWWENELHKECGLHKK
- a CDS encoding TIGR01212 family radical SAM protein (This family includes YhcC from E. coli K-12, an uncharacterized radical SAM protein.) is translated as MAYPWGTERRLNAYSDYFRTHFGERVQKITIDAGFTCPNRDGTCGTGGCTFCDNRAFNPSYNRPEKSVAEQIRQGMAFHKRRYRKASRYLAYFQAYTNTYADPEVLSSLYDQALAVPGVIGIVVGTRPDCVDGAILDYFRELSKRVYVVVEYGIESVFNRTLLRVNRGHDVQKSRWAVEETAARGVRVGGHVIIGLPGEDRDDFLAMASELSAWPLNNIKFHQLQLIRGTAMAREFVEKAEDFQFFSLEEYLHLIMEILERLNPAFVVERIAGEVTPGMGVREGWGLRYDGVLRAFEELLLKHDSWQGKNYKPGR
- a CDS encoding PD-(D/E)XK nuclease family protein — protein: MKPLLETLAIHLVKTASDKLGDTRIILPNRRAGLFLQRHLSRHISNTGWAPRIYSISDFIDETSSLERSDPLDLFFTLYDIYSGFAEQPDSLDEFYLWGEMMLRDFDELDKYLVDADMLFRNMVDLKALEEPLAGLEPEQLEFIRQFWTGFHWGGQTPEKEQFIRSWVLLPELYKRLRSVLTARGEGYQGMQYRQIAERIAGGEMEFGWEGPTVIAGFNALNQCEKRIFSWMQKHGAEFFWDYDHLYTDTAGKEAGRFLRDNMEHFPASESLEDFRGLEKDKEIRIFELPTDVLQAKTLHRILESKGPDTRHDCTDTAVILCDEELLLPVMMSLPEGSGEINVTMGYPMKNTPVYSFIDQLLRMQHNTRKASGGKVRFYHRDVMAVLLHPYYRKMKPDSTEDLSLHMVRNNLILVDQEVFSGELEKVIFKQVGGSAGLIRYLRTLFNHILEALSGREETMQDALDRAFIFQLLTYLNKFEGMITRRPGISEMIFERLLKKSLGALRIPFEGEPLSGLQLMGILETRLLDFRHVILLSMNEELMPAAHETNSNIPYSLRLAFRMPAREDMDAIYAYYFYRLLQRAERVDLLFNGGTEGIRTGEMSRYLHQLVFNRKLEIIRPGLEVKARKIPDLEIPHTRMADIKLERYLKDGEEGRFLSPSAVNTYMDCSLKFYLRYIAGIGEADEISEELDPAGFGTVVHDTLKELYREIADLGGAQLTRNGLTGLLESDRPGKVLLRVFRDHHYKGRRQEVLEGRNIIIFRVMLRYLEKIIRTDLAIAPFELVSAEMNYQRKLNIKVKQDHLEVRLGGKIDRIDRVNGLLRVIDYKTGQSSQKFSTLESLFDRDHVSRNSAAMQTLFYAWLVGEVYAEEKVMPGLYAMKELFEEHFDPALIMTSLKKEGRIESFEVLEEPFLRLLKEVLQRLFDPDVPYVQRNNDKKCSYCDFASLCQRQIIE
- the mnmA gene encoding tRNA 2-thiouridine(34) synthase MnmA; its protein translation is MALRVVVGLSGGVDSSVAAYLLKKEAYEVIGLFMINWHDKTGVIDADCPWDEDVVFAELVARKLDIPFHVVDLSEPYRERVIDYMFSEYQKGRTPNPDVLCNREIKFDAFLEAAEAYKPDYVATGHYCRKMTSIREGVEIQHLLAGADPNKDQSYFLCQLSQEQLARTLFPIGHLHKPKVRRIAKEQGLASAGKKDSQGICFVGKVHLPVFLQQKLKAREGNIFEIPAGLAQYTAEKQDFADLEAISAPWLYAKEDGIWTGKHQGAHFFTVGQRKGLNVGGKKEPLFVIATDVKANRIYVGQGQSHPGLYRRGLKILPEEIHWVRRDLEMQAGESRDYLVRIRYRQALQKGTLHRTDAGLYITFKEPQRGIAPGQFAAWYDGNELLGSGVINE